In the genome of Nerophis ophidion isolate RoL-2023_Sa linkage group LG28, RoL_Noph_v1.0, whole genome shotgun sequence, the window tgtgacgggccacataaaatgtcgtggcagaccactttaaatgaggtggcagaccatattaaatgatgtgacgggccacataaaatgtcgtggcagaccactttaaatgaggtggcagaccacattaaactatgtgacgggccactttaaatgaggtGGCAAACCACATTAATGAATTGGCAGgctaccttaaatgatgtggcagaccatattaaatgatgtgacgggccacataaaatgtcgtggcagaccactttaaatgaggtggcagaccacattaaactaTGTGACGAGCCACATAAAATGtcgtggcagaccactttaaatgaggtggcagaccacattaaatgatgtggcaggctaccttaaatgatgtggcagaccactttaaatgatgtgacgggccacttaaaatgtcctggcagaccactttaaatgaggtGGCAGACCACCTAAAATGATGTgaggggccacattaaatgacgtggcagaccacattaaatagcGTGACGGGCCTCGAGTCTGACACCGGTGCTTTTAATTGAGGATTCCAAGTCCACACCGGTGCAGGTCCAGTGCCTGACCTGCAGCCCCTGACCAGTACTTCCTTATTGTCCTCGGACCTGCTGTGTCCTGCTCCTTCAGGACTTAAAAGGAGTTACTTGTCTTTGTACTTGCTGTGGAACCTCTCCAGAAGAGCTCTCAGGATGTTGCCTGGGATTTGCTGGTGCTGGTCTATCAGACCCTGGACCGACTGTTTCACCTGCACGACAAACACACCTGCAGTAAGTTCCCGGACTTGGACCAGGGATCATTGACCTGGAAAGGTTCTACAGCACCTGACTCAGGTCAACACAAGATTTTCATCAATCTTAGCCGAATAAGTGTAGACTTAGGGCTTCAGAACTCCACCCACGTCCTGGCCCAGAAGAAACCTAGAAAAGGGACCACAGATGCAGGGACGCCCCAGTCCAAGAGACCTCCATTATTCCAGTATATAATGTGGGAGACCAGTCCGTCCAGATAGTCCCAGGGGGCTCTTCATCCAGGTAGCCTCACAGAGAGGTCCGCAGCTGTGCATGGAGGAGCGATCCAGCCCGGGTCACAATTCCGCTCAGCCATCACCTCATCCAGACTGGTACCTTtacagctctcattggatcggttcgcagccgagtgtgaagggactgggatgagaatcaggaACCTCCctgtctgagtccatggttctcgcccggaaaagggtggagtgccatctccgggttgggtaggagatcttgccccaagtggaggagttcaagtacctcagtcttgttcacaagtgagggaagagtggatcgtgagatcgacaggcggatcggtggggCGTCTTCCGTATTGCAGACCCTgagtcgatccgttgtggtgaagaaggagctgagccggaaggcaaagctctcaatttattggtcgatctacgttcccatcttcacctatggtcatggtctTTTGTTCTgactaaaggacaagatcactggtacaagatccatgttcccatcctcacctatgttcatggtatttgggttatgaccaaaaggacaagatcacgagtaaaagatctacattcccatcctcacccatggtcatggtctttgggttatgacggaaaggacaagatcataggtacaagatcacaggtacaagatctacgttcccagcctcacctatggtcatggtctttgggttatgatcgaaaggacaagatcacgggtacaagatccatgttcccatcctcacccatggtcatggtctttgggttatgacggaaagaacaagatcacaggtacaagactACGTTCCcagcctcacctatggtcatgatctttgggtctgACTAAAGGAAAagctcacgggtacaagatctatgttctcatcctcacctatggtcatggttgttgggttatgacctaaaggacaagatcacgggtacaagatttatgttcccatcctcacctatggtcatggtctTTGGATTATgacggaaaggacaagatcacgggtccaAGCAAATACATTTTTTCTGTCGGGTGGCGGAGttgtcccttagagatagggtgagaagttctgtcatccagaaggagatcaaagtaaatctgctgctcctccacatgaagaggagccagatgagggggttcggGCAACTGGTCAGGATCCCACCCGGATGTCTCCCAGGGGAGGCGTTTGGGGCACATCtgaccggttggaggccacgggtaagacccaggacacattaggGGTggggactatgtctcccagctggcctgggaacatctCGGGATCCCCCAGAGTGGCTGGGATGAagcaagtctgggcttctctgcttccGTTGCTGCCTTcgtgacccgacttcggataagtggaagaagacggatggatgagAGTGTCTAGTCCACGATAAGTAAAAACTATTAGGTCCCATGCCTTATTTCTTGCTGTTCTGAGAGCCTCAATGGCTTCTTCTTGGAGCACAGGCTTGGTCTGAACTGTACAGGTTTTTgccctttttttgtgtgttccCTCTAGAAGGTCCTCTCTGAACTGAGCCACCGTGTTCGGAGACTTGGTTTGGCTCCTTCCACCTTCTTGGGTCGGACGCAACAGAACGGTCGGCATCACGGGACCGTGTCATGAGGACGTTCTTCAATCAGGTGAAGATCGGGTTTGACAGGTATCAACCAGGAAACCTTGTGTTGAAGTATGGTCTTTACGATGGCTCCGGTTGGTCAGTAGGCACTACTTTTAAAGTTCTAAGTCCAGGAGAAATGACTCGCATCAACACGTGGACTGTGGATGGTTGGCCTCTGTACCCAACCTAGTGTTCTGAAAGATCTGACTTGTGCTAGACTGGAACGGAGCTTACTTTTTCTGCCAGCTCATTTGCCGTTATGTCCGGGTCATACGGGATCGGATCGCCAAGGAACGTCCGGAACTTCACTGGAAATCCACCGTAGACGGGGGCTACGGGAAGACGAAACCTCTCGTACAACCAGCGGAAGAATCCTGTCCGAAAAGGTCAAACAGATCATAGAAAAACTGTTTGGCGGTTTAACTTTGGCAGAAACTTCTGAGCTTGCATGTCCCAATAAGAAATGTACAAAGTTGAGGGTACGAGGATCTAGTCATCAACACTTACTGAGTGTGCCCATGGACCTGAAGCCTTCTCGCAGATTCTGGGTAAACATGGGAATAATGGTCTGGAAGGGAGAAACAAACAATGAGCCAAAATGCTGGTCCAGAAAGACATTGATGGGTCGCCTCAGCAGGTTTTAATCGGTTGAGGAATGTGGATTTGTTTACTGCCTGAATTGTGGCGATATTCCTGGAATACCTGGATTTTCTGGTAATCAGGGAGATTGGTACAGCGTAAAGTGTGCCTGATGGCGGAGTGTTAAGGTTTTGAGAGTAGAAAGGTGCCTCACCACCTGGGCGTCGATGGCCACCTGGGCAAAGCCCCTGCGTTTGCCCCAGAGAAGCGGGTAGGTCTCATCACTGAAGAGCGCCTCCCTCAGGCCTCCAGGGGAGATGCCCAGCAGGTGGCCCCTCCTCAGGGCCTGCACGCACTCCTGCTGGGGGCCGTGCATCACACTGAACACCTCCAGCAGCAGCTTGAAGCCTGCACCAAACAAAGAGGGTAGGTCTCAGATGCCCAGCAGGTGAGCCCTCCTCAGGGCCTTGCTGGGGGCCCTGCATCACACTGAACACCTCCAGCCTGCTCCAGCAAGGGGGACCTTTCCTGCACCTTGCTGTCCGCCTATAAGCTTCCTCCCACCTGGCACTTTGAAGAGGAAGTGGTCGGCCACAGAGTGACAGGTGCGCCCCTTCTGGATGATGACGTTGGCCAGGAAGTAGTAGTAGTCTATGGGGATGGCTCCGTGGTAGTACACGATCAGCGCCGCTCCCTTGTCCGGGATCTTCTCCATGCCGTGGATCTCGTAGCCTGTGGGAGGACAGGCTCTGGATGGTTACGGTGCCGAGGAGAAGCCGGAGCTTGAGGACCCTCTTCCTCTACCGTGCCATATCGCTCCGTGGCCGTCCCACAGAGTGGCCAGAGTCTTCCTTGCGCCGTCCCACAGGTTGTTGCAGTAGGCCTCCCGCAGCTGGTTCTTCCTCTGTTGCGACACAATCACTTTACAACAACTTACTATCACATGACACTACAACTTTAACAGCTGGCAGCTGATGATGTACATGATGATGTACGTGATGTATGTGATCATGTGCGTAATGTATGTGATAATGTACATGATGATGTACGTGATGTATCTAATGTATATAacgatgtatgtgatgatgtacaTGAGGATGTACGTAAtaatgtatgtgatgtatataaCGATGTACGTGATTATGTACATGACGTACATGATGATGTATGTGATTCATATGACAATGTACGTGATGATGTAcgtgatgatgtatgtgatgatgcACATTATTATGTATGTGATGACATACATGATGATGTACATAATAATGTATGTGATGGCATACATGATGAAGTACGTGATGATGTACATGATAATGCATgagatgatgtatgtgatgacatatatgatgtatgtgatggtGTACATGATGATGTACATGATAATGCATGTTTTGATGTATGCGATGATGTATTTGATGGCGTACATGATGATGTACATGATAATGCATGTGATGGCGTGCATGTTTTATATGAGGTACATTAtaatgtatgtgatgatgtacatgatgtatgtgatgatgtatatgatgtatatgacATTGCACAttatgatgtatatgatgtatatgatgATGTACATGATAATGCACGTAATGATGTATATGACATATGTGATGGCTTACAGGGTGATGTACATGATAATGTATGTGATGTACGTGATGTATGTGATGACGTACGTGATGTATTTGATGTATATGATGATGTGCTTCATGTACATGATGATGTACGTGATGTATGTGATAATGTAcatgatgatgtatgtgatgtacatTATGTTAGTGATGATGTATGTGATAATGTATGATATGATGTACATGATGATGCACGTGATGTGATTATTTACATGACTTACGTGATGTATGTCATGATGTAAATGATAATGTGAGTGATGATGTATGTGATTACGTACATGAtaatgtatgtgatgatgtatgtgatgatataCATGATAATGTATGTTATGTACATGATGATGATGCATGTGATGTATATGATCATGTacatgatgtatgtgatgatgtgcatgataATGTATGTGATTTATGTGATGATGTACATGATGATGATGCACGtgatgtatgtatgtgattatgtacATGATAATGTGAGTGATGATGTACGTGATTACGTACATGATAATGTATGCAATGATGTACATGATGATGTacgtgatgtatgtgatgatgtacaTGATAATCTATGTTACTATGTACATGATGATGATTCATGTGATGTATATGAttatgtacatgatgtatgtgatgatgtacaTGATAATGCATGCGATTTATGTGATGATGTACATGATAATGTATTTGATTATGTACATGATAATGTATTTGATTATGTACATGATGATGATGCACGtgatgtatgtatgtgattatgtacATGATGATGTACGTGATAGTATGTGATGATGATAATGTATGTGATTGTGTACATGATGATACACGTGATGTACATGACGATGTACGTGATGTATGCAATGATGTATATGATGATGTACATGGgaatgtatgtgatgatgtacaTCATGATGCAGGTGATGTATGTGATTATGGGCATGATCGTGTATGTGATGATGTACATGataatgtatgtgattatgtacATGATGATGCGCATccgtgatgtatgtgatgatgtacaTGATGATGTAcgtgatgttgtacatgatgatGCATGTGATGTATGTTATGATGTACATGATGATTTATGTGATGTATGAGATGATATACATGATAATGTATGTGACGATGTACATGATGATGCACATGATGTATGTAATATACGTGATGTATATGATGATGTACCTGAgaatgtatgtgatgatgtacaTCATGATGCAGGTGATGTATGTGATTATGTAcatgatgatgtatgtgatgatgtacattaaaatgtatgtgatgatgtacaTGGGGATGCACGTGATGATGTACATGATGATGCACGTGATGATTTGCATGATGTATGTAATGATATACATGATAATGTATGTCATGATGTATGTGACGATGTACATGATGATGCATGTGATGTATATGATGATTTACGTGATGATATACATGATGCATGTGACGATGTACTTGATATCCATGATGTATATGACAATGTAAATGATGATGTATATGATAATGGACATGAcaatgtatgtgatgatgtacgtgatgatgtatgtgatgtatatgacGATTTACGCGAtgataaacatgtatgtaatgtatAAATGATGATGCATATGACAATGTAAATGATGATGTACATGATGTATATGAGAATGTACGTGATGATGTACATGATGTACACAATGTGTAGAAATGTAGGTGTAG includes:
- the tmem68 gene encoding transmembrane protein 68 — encoded protein: MSEVGNQSCLTGAEDTISFLVCVLHVCEEWAGVGQVEDYLSVLEYLLWVFTPLAVVFILPFLIVILLYLSILFLHVYKRKNQLREAYCNNLWDGARKTLATLWDGHGAIWHGYEIHGMEKIPDKGAALIVYYHGAIPIDYYYFLANVIIQKGRTCHSVADHFLFKVPGFKLLLEVFSVMHGPQQECVQALRRGHLLGISPGGLREALFSDETYPLLWGKRRGFAQVAIDAQVTIIPMFTQNLREGFRSMGTLRFFRWLYERFRLPVAPVYGGFPVKFRTFLGDPIPYDPDITANELAEKVKQSVQGLIDQHQQIPGNILRALLERFHSKYKDK